In Ostrinia nubilalis chromosome 12, ilOstNubi1.1, whole genome shotgun sequence, one DNA window encodes the following:
- the LOC135076595 gene encoding synaptic vesicle glycoprotein 2C-like isoform X2: MKQTIAKDMGDAEKKRPLHTATIEEALTLTGFGKYNFSLLLVCSWTLQAMGMDLFGTSFVVAAAVCDLELTMQQRALLTAMPLVGVVTGAQLWGYISDTKGRKLTLVLSMSIGFVFAALSSFSPDWITMAVLKLISSTFTSASNSGAYTLLGESCSMRARGRSMLLCTCALMCSQAVVAVFAYPILPLEFAYKIDFLNITYRPWRLLALVMAIPCAATACLLRFFYESPKFLASQGRYDDALDALKGIYSVNTGDKADNFPVRKLIEEEGDQSATVADCSFFKSICMQTVPLFKPPLFKNTLKLFYLVVVIYMTGSGFILWLPYIMNNLFSVLESGGGEGMNLCTVIKFSTQESFAVSGNGTDVVEICNDKIQETTLLSAMSYGALASTINLLLSLTCGGQKKLAMIAIIATSAAAAVLLNLVASPIAGGVFFFVFLLCALTMGILSVYFVELYPTSVR, from the exons ATGAAACAAACCATTGCCAAAGATATGGGAGATGCAGAAAAGAAGAGGCCATTACATACGGCCACCATTGAAGAGGCTCTGACCCTCACAG GTTTCGGCAAATACAACTTCTCGCTGCTGTTAGTATGCAGCTGGACGCTGCAAGCCATGGGCATGGACCTCTTCGGCACCAGCTTCGTGGTGGCTGCTGCCGTCTGCGATCTGGAGCTGACGATGCAGCAGCGGGCTCTGCTCACTGCCATGCCGTTAGTTG GAGTGGTAACCGGTGCCCAGCTGTGGGGTTACATCTCTGATACAAAGGGTCGGAAGCTGACCCTCGTGCTGTCCATGTCCATAGGCTTCGTGTTCGCAGCCTTGAGCAGCTTCTCTCCAGACTGGATCACGATGGCCGTCCTCAAGCTCATCTCGTCTacttt CACGTCTGCCAGCAACTCAGGAGCATACACACTGCTGGGTGAGAGCTGTTCGATGCGCGCGCGCGGCCGCTCCATGCTACTGTGTACCTGCGCTCTTATGTGCTCACAGGCTGTCGTCGCTG TATTCGCATACCCCATCCTCCCCTTGGAGTTCGCATACAAGATTGACTTCCTGAACATCACCTACCGCCCCTGGCGTCTTCTGGCCCTGGTGATGGCTATCCCTTGCGCTGCCACTGCTTGCCTGCTGCGGTTCTTCTACGAGAGCCCCAAGTTCCTGGCTTCCCAGGGCCGGTACGATGATGCCTTGGATGCTCTGAAGGGCATTTACTCCGTCAACACTGGCGACAAGGCTGATAACTTCCCG GTCAGAAAACTGATCGAGGAAGAAGGAGACCAGTCTGCTACTGTAGCTGACTGCTCGTTCTTCAAGTCCATATGCATGCAGACAGTCCCTCTCTTCAAGCCTCCTCTATTCAAGAACACCCTCAAGCTTTTCTACCTGGTCGtcgttatttacatgac TGGCAGCGGCTTCATCCTCTGGTTGCCCTACATCATGAACAACCTGTTCTCCGTACTGGAGTCTGGAGGCGGCGAGGGCATGAACCTCTGCACTGTGATCAAGTTCTCCACCCAAGAAAGCTTTGCTGTCTCTGGAAATGGCACG GACGTGGTCGAAATCTGCAATGACAAGATCCAAGAGACGACACTTTTATCGGCAATGTCTTACGGAGCCTTGGCCAGCACCATCAACTTGCTTCTATCCTTGACTTGTGGTGGCCAGAAGAAGCTGGCAATGATCGCCATCATCGCGACCTCTGCTGCTGCCGCTGTGTTGTTGAACCTCGTCGCTAGTCCGATTGCTGGCGGAGTCTTCTTCTTCGTCTTCCTTCTTTGCGCTCTAACAATGGGCATTCTGAGCGTATACTTCGTTGAGCTGTATCCTACTTCTGTAAGGTGA